Proteins from a genomic interval of Lathamus discolor isolate bLatDis1 chromosome 11, bLatDis1.hap1, whole genome shotgun sequence:
- the BHLHE23 gene encoding class E basic helix-loop-helix protein 23, translated as MAELKSLGGEAYLALPPGYGPSAFAYGAVRGGAEGPRGAYPGGGGADFHPGALGKSAESSGEQSGDEEDGFEAGVKGGAGFEREGKLKGGALGKKPKEQRSLRLSINARERRRMHDLNDALDGLRSVIPYAHSPSVRKLSKIATLLLAKNYILMQAQALEEMRRLVAYLNQGQALSAPLPATLNPFAQSAVYPFGGAALPSCPEKCTAFTGAASLCKHCNDKP; from the coding sequence ATGGCCGAGCTCAAGTCCTTGGGCGGCGAAGCGTACCTGGCGCTGCCCCCGGGCTACGGCCCGTCCGCCTTCGCCTACGGGGCTGTGCGCGGCGGTGCGGAGGGCCCGAGGGGAGCCTAcccggggggcggcggggcggaCTTCCATCCCGGAGCGCTGGGCAAGTCGGCGGAGAGCAGCGGCGAGCAGAGCGGCGACGAGGAGGACGGCTTCGAGGCCGGGGTGAAGGGCGGCGCGGGCTTCGAGCGAGAGGGCAAGCTGAAAGGGGGAGCCCTGGGGAAGAAGCCGAAAGAGCAGCGCTCGCTGCGCCTCAGCATCAACGCGCGGGAGCGGCGGAGGATGCACGACCTGAACGACGCCCTGGACGGGCTGCGCTCCGTCATCCCTTACGCCCACAGCCCCTCGGTGCGGAAACTCTCCAAAATCGCCACTCTGCTCCTGGCCAAGAACTACATCCTCATGCAGGCGCAGGCCCTGGAGGAGATGCGGCGGCTGGTGGCCTACCTGaaccagggccaggcgctgagCGCCCCGCTGCCCGCCACCCTCAACCCCTTCGCACAGTCGGCCGTGTACCCCTTCGGTGGAGCGGCCTTGCCCAGCTGCCCCGAGAAATGCACTGCCTTCACAGGAGCCGCCTCCCTCTGCAAACACTGTAACGACAAGCCTTGA